One Micromonospora sp. WMMD812 genomic window carries:
- a CDS encoding Imm1 family immunity protein has protein sequence MHTSGRRPCAQVLDEPSLPESLGELTGLTWLGLSNNQLTVLPDSLGNLTSLTWLDLAHNHLSTLPEWLSNLTALTRLDLTGNRLTALPDSLGNLTALTHLYLTENHLTVLPDSLGNLTALTRLDLAGNLLTVLPQSLAHLTAGEHPVNAPLQAWTEDIGTTTVADPADLDALFDRIPRDHRSGIELASEDGKRRLHITLDGARSGLFWEGEADVMVSWGPVPPGAPPGQTAGDADYAINDPWFTPAGADPFDIEITEEQARQAGHEFLRTGRRPTNIQWVDKP, from the coding sequence ATGCACACATCTGGCCGCCGTCCGTGCGCGCAGGTACTCGACGAGCCGTCACTGCCGGAGTCGCTGGGCGAGCTGACCGGCCTGACCTGGCTGGGCCTGTCCAATAATCAGCTCACCGTACTGCCGGACTCGCTGGGTAACCTGACCTCGCTCACCTGGCTGGACCTGGCCCACAACCATCTGTCGACGCTGCCGGAATGGCTGAGTAACCTGACCGCCCTCACTCGGCTGGACTTGACCGGCAACCGGCTCACCGCGCTGCCGGATTCGCTGGGTAACCTGACCGCCCTCACCCACCTGTACCTGACGGAAAACCACCTCACCGTGCTGCCCGATTCGCTGGGTAACCTGACCGCCCTGACCCGGCTAGATCTGGCCGGTAACCTACTCACCGTGCTGCCGCAGTCGCTGGCTCACCTCACCGCCGGAGAGCATCCGGTGAACGCACCGCTGCAAGCCTGGACCGAGGACATCGGCACCACCACCGTGGCCGACCCCGCCGACCTCGACGCCCTCTTCGACCGCATACCGCGGGATCATCGCAGCGGCATCGAGCTGGCCAGCGAAGACGGCAAGCGTCGCCTGCACATCACCCTTGATGGGGCCCGATCCGGCCTGTTTTGGGAAGGCGAGGCCGACGTCATGGTCAGCTGGGGACCGGTACCGCCTGGCGCCCCACCCGGCCAGACAGCCGGCGACGCCGACTACGCGATCAACGACCCGTGGTTCACCCCCGCAGGCGCCGACCCCTTCGACATCGAAATCACTGAAGAACAGGCCCGACAGGCCGGCCACGAATTCCTGCGCACCGGCCGCCGTCCCACCAACATCCAATGGGTCGACAAGCCGTAA
- a CDS encoding S9 family peptidase, with protein sequence MARSQLTAELVVDGHVPQGLALSPDGKWVAYVVAPVGRAGVHPVSEIWVAAVDGTGSPRRLTSGEAYDSAPRWAGDSLLVYFLSDRAERGTAQLHRVGLVDGVVQAVTSWAAGASRHLPLADPNLVVVIAADEPSAEDERRDRERDDARVWGERVRPDRLRLLDVRSLEVRTPDAFGDRHVVEVVQRPDDGILAALTWSSPDVDPGLLEPGLHLLDPYSGVTRDLGPAAADASSLVWWPAVDGWHLAYVAKTPPTLVGGHAVFDIAVPVSGPVGEHLNLTAGTTVCASNLVQVDTGLPLVLVADGLDTAIHRLDPAGPALVEVSRVGGLATSLTTSRLGDGVAAVVSTSYEPGNVHAGPTSGPLTRLTDLRPELRDIRWGVQERLSYEASDGLTLDGLLILPAGRSHKDGPFPLVTLVHGGPYDRHADRLMLGWHPSGQWLATVGYAVFLPNPRGGQGHGHDFAVGVAGAVGLDEWTDICAGIDLLIADGVADPERLGIGGWSHGGFLAAWAVGQTDRFKAAVMGAGISDWGMLAATGEQGPFESALGGSSGWEGTGPHRHDRLSPISYASKVRTPVLIPHGENDTNVPVSQAEAFHRALRRFGVEHEYVVYPRENHSIRERNHQLDVLRRTRAWFDRWLG encoded by the coding sequence GTGGCCCGTTCACAGCTCACCGCCGAGTTGGTGGTTGACGGTCATGTTCCGCAGGGATTGGCGCTGTCGCCGGACGGCAAGTGGGTCGCCTACGTGGTCGCCCCGGTCGGGCGGGCTGGTGTTCACCCGGTCAGCGAAATCTGGGTCGCCGCCGTCGACGGGACCGGGTCGCCGCGACGATTGACTTCGGGTGAGGCGTACGATTCGGCGCCGCGGTGGGCCGGGGATTCGCTGTTGGTCTACTTTCTTTCCGACCGCGCCGAGCGTGGCACGGCGCAACTGCACCGGGTGGGGCTGGTCGACGGTGTTGTGCAGGCGGTCACGTCCTGGGCCGCTGGGGCGTCCCGGCACCTCCCACTGGCCGATCCCAACCTGGTCGTCGTGATCGCAGCCGATGAGCCGTCCGCTGAGGACGAACGTCGAGACAGGGAGCGCGACGACGCTCGGGTGTGGGGCGAACGCGTACGCCCGGACCGGCTGCGGCTGCTCGACGTACGGAGTCTGGAGGTCCGGACACCGGATGCGTTCGGCGATCGTCATGTCGTCGAAGTGGTCCAGCGGCCCGACGATGGAATTCTGGCGGCACTGACCTGGTCGAGCCCCGACGTGGACCCGGGCCTGCTGGAGCCCGGCCTCCACCTCCTCGATCCGTACAGTGGCGTGACGCGGGACCTCGGTCCGGCCGCGGCGGACGCGTCGTCGCTCGTCTGGTGGCCCGCCGTCGACGGCTGGCACCTGGCATATGTCGCGAAGACCCCGCCCACTCTGGTGGGCGGACACGCGGTTTTCGATATCGCCGTGCCGGTGAGCGGGCCGGTGGGCGAGCACCTTAACCTGACCGCCGGCACGACCGTCTGCGCGAGCAACCTGGTCCAGGTCGACACCGGTCTGCCGCTGGTGCTGGTCGCCGACGGGCTCGATACCGCGATCCACCGGCTCGATCCGGCCGGGCCCGCCCTCGTCGAGGTGTCCCGGGTCGGGGGCCTCGCGACGTCGTTGACCACGAGCCGGCTCGGTGACGGCGTCGCGGCGGTGGTGAGCACGTCCTACGAACCCGGCAACGTCCACGCCGGCCCGACGAGCGGGCCGTTGACGAGGCTGACCGACCTCAGGCCCGAACTCCGCGACATCCGGTGGGGTGTCCAGGAACGCCTGTCGTACGAGGCATCTGATGGGCTGACGCTGGACGGCCTGCTGATCCTGCCCGCCGGCCGGTCGCACAAGGACGGGCCGTTTCCGCTGGTGACGCTGGTTCACGGCGGCCCGTACGACCGGCACGCCGACCGGCTCATGCTCGGCTGGCACCCGTCCGGCCAGTGGTTGGCGACCGTGGGCTACGCCGTGTTTCTGCCGAACCCGCGCGGCGGCCAGGGGCACGGCCACGACTTCGCGGTGGGCGTCGCCGGTGCGGTCGGCCTCGATGAGTGGACCGATATCTGCGCCGGCATCGACCTGCTCATCGCCGACGGCGTCGCCGACCCCGAGCGGCTGGGCATCGGCGGCTGGAGCCACGGCGGGTTCCTGGCCGCCTGGGCAGTTGGGCAGACCGACCGGTTCAAGGCCGCCGTGATGGGTGCCGGAATCAGCGACTGGGGAATGCTCGCCGCAACCGGCGAGCAGGGACCGTTCGAGTCCGCCCTCGGCGGCAGCAGCGGCTGGGAAGGAACAGGCCCACACCGCCACGACCGGCTCAGCCCGATCTCGTACGCCTCCAAGGTCCGCACGCCGGTGCTGATCCCGCACGGCGAGAACGACACAAACGTTCCGGTATCACAGGCGGAGGCCTTCCACCGCGCGCTACGCAGGTTCGGAGTCGAGCACGAGTACGTCGTATATCCCCGAGAGAACCACTCGATCCGCGAACGCAACCACCAACTCGACGTTCTCCGTCGCACCCGCGCCTGGTTCGACCGGTGGCTCGGATGA
- a CDS encoding GMC family oxidoreductase N-terminal domain-containing protein, whose product MRSHDTTDFVVIGAGTAGSVVARRLVDAGYRVVVIEAGPSDTREEIGDPLRGAALFGGEVDWGFGTEPQPHAGGRVLYQPRGKTLGGSSVLNGMLYVRGSRADYDAWGDGWAWSDVEPRFRRLEAHHGGPVHIQRNTDPDPLVRAFVDAAVGAGHPFNHDYNAGDSRGASFTQHTIKDGRRVTAWRAYVGPVRESPLLRVVTDALVSRILIEGNRAVGVEYLAGGERHVIRVEREVVLSAGTFGTPQILLLSGLGPADHLRGHGIPVVADLPGVGQNLRDHVGSPVVWESNRAVPMPHVNGIEAQIIADGGVGAAGNPDRQAVFISAVYSTIQENLPEQGFTALALLLHPHSRGRVGLRSANPADAPVIDLGLLSDPRDLEALVEHIESLRAVAEQPALHDWIKAEVYPGTSALRDYVRRAVDSGHHQVGTARIGTDQMAVVDPALRVHGIAGLRVADASVMPTLPAGNTAGPTLMIGERAADLIG is encoded by the coding sequence ATGAGGTCACACGACACGACAGATTTCGTGGTCATCGGCGCCGGAACCGCCGGATCGGTCGTCGCGCGGCGGCTCGTCGACGCCGGGTACCGGGTCGTCGTCATCGAAGCCGGCCCGAGCGACACGCGGGAGGAGATCGGCGATCCGCTGCGCGGCGCGGCCCTGTTCGGTGGCGAGGTCGACTGGGGGTTCGGCACCGAACCGCAGCCGCACGCCGGCGGCCGGGTCCTCTACCAGCCGCGCGGGAAGACGCTCGGCGGCAGTTCGGTCCTCAACGGGATGCTCTACGTCCGCGGCTCGCGCGCCGATTACGACGCCTGGGGCGACGGCTGGGCGTGGTCCGACGTCGAGCCTCGGTTCCGCCGGCTGGAGGCGCACCACGGCGGGCCCGTGCACATCCAGCGCAACACCGATCCGGATCCGCTGGTACGCGCGTTCGTCGACGCGGCCGTGGGGGCCGGGCACCCCTTCAACCACGACTACAACGCGGGCGACAGCCGGGGTGCCAGCTTCACCCAGCACACGATCAAGGACGGTCGGCGGGTGACGGCCTGGCGCGCGTACGTCGGTCCGGTGCGGGAGTCGCCGCTGCTGCGGGTCGTGACCGACGCGCTGGTCAGCCGGATCCTGATCGAGGGGAACCGGGCCGTCGGTGTGGAGTACCTCGCCGGCGGCGAGCGGCACGTCATCCGGGTCGAGCGGGAGGTCGTGCTCTCGGCCGGCACCTTCGGCACCCCGCAGATCCTGCTGCTCTCCGGCCTCGGGCCGGCCGACCATCTGCGTGGCCACGGCATCCCGGTCGTCGCCGACCTGCCCGGCGTCGGCCAGAACCTGCGGGACCACGTCGGCAGCCCCGTCGTCTGGGAGAGCAACCGCGCCGTGCCGATGCCGCACGTGAACGGGATCGAGGCGCAGATCATCGCCGATGGCGGTGTCGGCGCCGCGGGCAACCCCGACCGGCAGGCAGTCTTCATCTCGGCCGTCTACTCGACCATCCAGGAGAACCTGCCGGAGCAGGGCTTCACGGCGCTCGCGTTGCTGCTGCACCCGCACAGCCGCGGCCGGGTCGGCCTGCGCTCCGCGAATCCCGCGGACGCGCCGGTCATCGACCTGGGCCTGCTCTCCGATCCGCGCGACCTGGAGGCGCTCGTGGAGCACATCGAGTCGCTGCGCGCCGTCGCCGAGCAGCCGGCGCTACACGACTGGATCAAGGCGGAGGTGTACCCGGGCACCTCCGCACTGCGCGACTACGTCCGCCGCGCGGTCGACAGTGGACACCACCAAGTCGGCACCGCGCGGATCGGAACCGATCAGATGGCCGTCGTGGACCCGGCGCTGCGCGTACACGGCATCGCCGGCCTGCGGGTCGCCGACGCGTCCGTCATGCCGACGTTGCCGGCGGGCAACACCGCGGGGCCGACCCTGATGATCGGCGAGCGGGCGGCGGACCTCATCGGCTGA
- a CDS encoding TetR/AcrR family transcriptional regulator, with product MGSTRTPGGDPPKSLRRDAQRNRDAVLAAASDAFARHGLDVPLEQVARNAGVAIGTLYRHFPTRLDLIEAAFTAKLRAWIAAGERAAGAPDPWAGFREYLEAMCELQADDRGLSDLASMRLPLSDDVESQLAQIYELGKTIMERAQEQGTVRADLRPQDYAFVFWSHSRVAAATQGVAPDTWRRSLALLLDAFRAEAAHPLPAPALTEPQLRQAMRDLSSAG from the coding sequence ATGGGATCGACACGGACGCCGGGCGGAGACCCACCGAAGTCCTTACGTCGCGATGCCCAGCGCAACCGGGACGCGGTGCTCGCCGCCGCGTCGGACGCGTTCGCCCGACACGGGTTGGACGTGCCGCTGGAACAGGTGGCCAGGAACGCGGGAGTGGCGATCGGCACGCTCTACCGCCACTTCCCGACGCGCCTCGACCTGATCGAGGCCGCGTTCACGGCAAAGCTGCGGGCGTGGATCGCCGCCGGCGAGCGGGCCGCGGGTGCGCCGGACCCTTGGGCGGGCTTCCGCGAATACCTGGAGGCGATGTGCGAGTTGCAAGCCGACGACCGCGGCCTGAGCGACCTCGCCTCGATGCGCCTGCCGCTCTCCGACGACGTCGAGAGCCAGCTCGCTCAGATCTACGAGCTCGGGAAAACGATCATGGAGCGGGCGCAGGAACAGGGAACCGTGCGCGCCGACCTGCGCCCGCAGGACTACGCGTTCGTCTTCTGGTCACACAGCCGGGTGGCGGCGGCGACGCAGGGCGTGGCTCCGGACACCTGGCGCCGGAGCCTCGCCCTGCTGCTCGACGCCTTCCGCGCCGAGGCCGCCCATCCGCTGCCCGCACCGGCCCTCACCGAGCCGCAGCTTCGGCAGGCGATGCGCGACCTCAGCTCAGCCGGCTGA
- a CDS encoding TOBE domain-containing protein has product MCFGFLGATARVTVALPDDVLVVAQTASARLSELPTGTAVQVGLRPVPVVVSAG; this is encoded by the coding sequence CTGTGCTTCGGCTTCCTGGGCGCGACGGCCCGGGTGACGGTCGCGTTGCCCGACGACGTGCTCGTCGTCGCCCAGACGGCCAGCGCCCGGCTCTCCGAACTGCCGACGGGCACGGCGGTCCAGGTCGGCCTGCGCCCCGTGCCGGTCGTCGTGTCAGCCGGCTGA
- a CDS encoding MerR family transcriptional regulator, with amino-acid sequence MADRGGLRTGEVAERAGVNVETLRYYERRGLLAQPARSIGGHRTYPPEPITLLAIIKAAQRLGFTLGEVAELMDTGRRRHPTPDLQARARSKPVEIERKVSDLRAIHGRLEEIVAARCDSLTNCTCPACPMPFADLADPDGAAR; translated from the coding sequence ATGGCCGACCGGGGCGGTCTGCGGACCGGCGAGGTCGCCGAGCGTGCGGGCGTCAACGTCGAGACGCTGCGGTACTACGAGCGACGCGGGCTACTCGCGCAACCGGCGCGCAGCATCGGCGGCCACCGGACCTACCCGCCGGAGCCCATCACTTTGCTGGCGATCATCAAGGCCGCGCAGCGGCTCGGGTTCACGCTCGGCGAGGTCGCCGAGCTCATGGACACCGGCCGCCGGCGACATCCCACGCCCGACCTTCAGGCGCGAGCCCGCTCGAAGCCGGTCGAGATCGAGCGGAAGGTCAGCGACCTGCGGGCGATCCACGGGCGGCTCGAGGAGATCGTCGCCGCGCGGTGCGACAGCCTGACCAACTGCACGTGCCCGGCCTGCCCGATGCCTTTCGCCGATCTCGCCGACCCGGACGGAGCCGCCCGATGA
- a CDS encoding low temperature requirement protein A, translating into MRSGAAELLRRPEEPRATFLELFFDLVFVLALALLSLGLLRDLVWGGALQTLVLLLALWLVWVHTSGFTDRLDSQQPRIQLLVLATMLGTLLMAAAVPEAFGEQGMLFAVAYVATQVGRHAAAVLLLRGHEAATAFARSLFWAVVSAVPWIAGALVHDTAREVLWALAVAVEYVALALGLPTPRLGRAYMRMAEYAISSEHHAERNRQLFIIALGEPILVTGLTLSRSIEPDRIAAAVVAFVTTGLLWRIYIHRAGSLLADTIAAASDSFRALIWSLYAHLVMVAGIVAVAVGAELVVEHPLGHTQPAWIIVILGGPALFLAGRAMFEYAVFARVSLFRVIGVLLLAAISPAAILLPPLVVAIVPVVVLAGVTVNDANRVRKYPSVVPSPPY; encoded by the coding sequence ATGAGAAGTGGGGCAGCTGAACTGCTGCGACGACCCGAGGAACCACGCGCGACGTTCCTGGAACTGTTCTTCGATCTGGTCTTCGTCCTCGCGCTCGCACTGCTCTCGCTGGGGCTGTTGAGGGATCTGGTCTGGGGCGGGGCCCTTCAGACGCTGGTGTTGCTGCTCGCCCTCTGGTTGGTGTGGGTCCATACCTCGGGATTCACGGACAGGTTGGACTCGCAGCAACCGCGGATACAGCTGCTGGTTCTCGCGACCATGTTGGGCACCCTGCTGATGGCCGCTGCGGTGCCCGAGGCGTTCGGCGAGCAGGGAATGCTCTTCGCAGTCGCATACGTCGCCACCCAGGTCGGTCGGCATGCCGCCGCCGTGCTCCTGCTGCGGGGCCACGAGGCGGCGACGGCTTTCGCGCGATCACTCTTCTGGGCCGTCGTGTCCGCGGTGCCGTGGATCGCGGGTGCCCTCGTGCACGACACGGCCCGCGAAGTGCTGTGGGCGCTGGCGGTGGCCGTGGAGTACGTTGCCCTCGCGCTGGGCCTCCCCACGCCGCGGCTAGGGCGCGCGTACATGCGGATGGCCGAGTACGCGATCTCCAGTGAGCACCACGCCGAACGCAATCGGCAGCTTTTCATCATCGCGCTCGGCGAGCCCATCCTGGTCACTGGACTGACCCTGAGTCGCAGCATCGAGCCCGACCGGATTGCCGCGGCAGTGGTCGCGTTCGTCACCACAGGGCTGCTCTGGCGGATCTACATTCACCGGGCCGGGAGCCTGCTGGCGGATACGATCGCTGCCGCTTCCGACTCGTTCCGTGCCCTCATCTGGTCGCTGTACGCCCACCTGGTCATGGTCGCCGGCATCGTTGCTGTCGCCGTCGGCGCCGAACTCGTCGTCGAGCACCCGCTCGGACACACACAACCGGCTTGGATCATCGTCATACTCGGCGGTCCCGCGCTGTTCCTCGCCGGGCGGGCCATGTTCGAGTACGCGGTGTTCGCCCGGGTGTCCCTATTTCGCGTGATCGGAGTGCTCCTGCTCGCCGCAATCTCACCAGCGGCGATCCTCCTGCCACCGCTAGTCGTCGCCATCGTGCCTGTGGTTGTCTTAGCCGGGGTTACCGTCAATGACGCGAACCGCGTCCGCAAGTACCCATCCGTGGTGCCGTCGCCACCTTACTGA